The region AACACTACCGCCGCCAGAGCTTCCTTCATTCAGCACAAAAAAGCCATCGGCATAAGCTCCTTCTTCAGGTTGTGGATCTACTGGATCAACAATATCATCATCGCTACTACACGAATTTAAAAATAAGCCACTTAAAATGGCCAGAGTTAATAGTTTACTTATTCTTTTCATTGGTTTAAAAATTTAGCATTAAGTGGTGCAAATAGACAGTTTAAAATAAGCAGGTTAACTAACTATTTGCCGCCAGCATCATGCTGGTTAAAAATTAAGGTTTAGATATATATTAAAATTTCTACCGGGCATCCACCGGTCTTCTATACTTTGGTATTCTTCACTAAAAATATTAAGCACTCTTGCACCAATTTTATAGGTATTTTTCCTGCCAAAATCGAAGGAAAAACCCAGGTTTGAAACCAAATAAGCATCCATATTATAGCGGGAATTATTATCAGATCTGGTAAAAACTTCACCATTATATAAAAGCTGATAATCGACACTAAAATCTTTAAAAGCATAAGTAAGTGCACCTGTGGCTTTATGAAACGGTACATAGATAAGCTGGTAACCGGTATTCATATTTTCTGAAACCGTATACGCATAAGTACCAGAGGCGCTAATTTGATGATCTTTAAAAATCTCTTTTTCCCAGCCGGTAAGCACTTCAATTCCGTAGGTTTCTACTTTTTCTTCGTTTTTTGGGCGCCAAACACCATTTTCTGAAGGCAACCAACGTATCATATCATCAATTTTAATATAATACCCGGTAAGGCTAAACTTGAAGTTTTTATGTTTAAAATGGTTTCCCAATTCAATCTGGTTGGAAGTTTCAGCCCCCAAATCAAGGTTTCCGGCTCCTGCCCAGTAAAGATCATTATAGGTAGGAATTCTAAAATTCCTGGAAATATTCATTTTTAAGCTATAGAAATCGGTAAATTTATAATGCGTTCCTGCAGAAAATAATAACGGACTCTCATAGTTATCGGTTATCTCTTTTCTTATTCCCAATTCATATTGAAATTTCTGGAACGGGCGGTGTTTCATTAAAAATGCCGAAGAAAAGATATTTCGGGTATTCGCTGTAATTCCAGATCCCCTGCCATCGGTATAAGTATTTGTCAATACAGCATTTAATTCCAGGTTTTTTGATACCGAATAATTTAAATCATATTTACCAATAAAGGTTTGAGCTTCCCCAGATGAATAATTATCAGAAGTAATATTGGCGTAATACCGGTAGTTTTCATCCAGAAGTGCCAACCGCGCAACCGAAATAAAATCACCAAACTCCCCTATCCATTCCAGTAAGTTTCGGGTATCAAAATTCTGGTATTTTGTTTTGGTTTCTGAAGGACGAATCACTGAGAAATGACGTTCTCCATCAAAAATCTCACTATAAAATTTTATGGTGTTTTTTTTATTTAAACGATAAGCAAAACCCAGGTTTAGATTGTTGTTATAAAATTCACCATTTTGGTTCTTTCTTCCCTCAATTGGCCAATCATAATCATTATCTGAAGAATTCCTGGCCGCCGCCACGCTCAAACTCCATTTTTTTCCTGAAGTTTTTATTTTATAGCGGGCATCCAGGGTATTAAAACTTCCATATTGAAAAAAAATATCCTGCTTTGTTTTTCCGGTAAAATCAAGGTTGGTATTTAAATGCACCGTGCCACCAATGGCTCCGGTACCGTAAACTACACTTCCGCCACCACCACGAACGCTAATATTATCGAAACCGGCAGCGTTCAATGTGTTAAAATCGGTTTGGCCGTTAAACTGTGAGTTTATATTAATTCCGTTCCACAAAACGGCGGTTTGCGAAGCAGTGGTACCACGAAAAGATGGAGAAGAAACCATTCCAAGGCCATTTTCTTTGAAATAAATATTGGTATTAAAATTTAATGCTGAAGTAAGCAGCGCCCCGTTTTTCTTTAAAACTGAATCGTTTAAAACAGTAACCTGCTGGCCGGTAGAAAAATCTTTCAGCTTGGTATCGGTCAAAAATACCTCGTCCAATACGTTAACAGTATCGTTTTGACCAAAAACAGGCAAGCTAATTAGCAGGCCAAGAAATAGAGTATAAAAGTGCGTTTTTTTCATCTGCCCCTGACTTTTATCCCGAAAGTCTAAGAATTTATTGGTTATATTCTGGCAGGTCTCCTGGCTCGCGTCTTGTTGTTTACCTTCCCATTCCAAATAAGAACAGTGGTTTTTGAAGTGATAACAACAAGCGTCCTATTACAGACTAAGCTTACAGTTGCGGGAACAGCTCAGGCTCTCAAAGTTTGAGGTACGAAGTTTGAAATATGAAGTAAAAAAATCTAACTTCTAATCTCGTACTTCCAACTTTTTCCTGATTCCCTTTTAATCGGCGTGAAAAAATCACATCCGAACCAAAAATTTCAATGCGAAATTAAACATTTATCTGAGTTGCGACTATAAAATTCTAAATAATCTTACTTTTGAACATTCCTATTATAAATATTCTATATAAAAGTTTTCGTCACCCTGAACTTGTTTCAGAGCTTGCCCCGTAATTATTCGGGGGTCTAAAATGAGGATAGAATCATATAAATTCAATTCATTTATACTACCATAAAATGAAAATAAAGACTGTAAAAGCACTTAATCTTCTACTCCTTTTTTTAGTATTTTCCGCCTGTAAAAACGAGCAGAAAGATCAAAATACAGTTTCAGCACAATCTCAAGAATTGGTTGAATTAAGACACGCTACTAATTTCAACATCAGTGACTTTGGCGACTATTATATTTTAAAAGTAGAAACCCCCTGGCCTGATGCCGAAAAAGCTTTTAAATATCTGCTAACAAGAGAAAACGCTGAAATTCCTTCTAATTTGGAATATGATCAAAAAGTGCAAATTCCGATAGAAAAAATGGTGGTGACTTCTACCACGCATATTCCGGCTTTAGAAACTTTAAATGAAGAAAAAAGCTTGATTGGTTTTCCCGGACTCGATTATATTTCTTCGGTAAAAACCAGGAAATTGATAAATTCCGGAGAAATTAAAGAATTAGGGAAAAATGAAAATATAAACACCGAAGTGCTTATTGATCTTGATCCTGAGGTAGTGATTGGTTTTGCCATAGACGGAAATAATAAAACATTTGAAACTATTCAAAAAATAGGAATTCCAGTGATGTACAACGGAGATTGGACCGAGAAAACCCCGTTGGGAAAGGCCGAATGGATTAAATTCTTTGGCGTGTTTTACGATAAACTAGAGGAAGCTGAAAAGATTTTCAATGAAATAGAAACCGATTATAATGAAGCAAAAGAATTAGCAAAATCGGCAGAAAAATCGCCAAAAGTTTTAAGCGGAGCAATGTATAAAGATCAGTGGTACTTGCCTTATGGAAATTCGTGGCATGCACAGTTTATAAAAGACGCCAATGCAAATTACGTATATGCCCAAACCCAGGGAAACGGCAGTATGGCACTATCTTTTGAAAGCGTACTTGCAAAGGCTCAGGATGCTGAATTTTGGATAAGCGCGGGACAGTATACTTCTTACACGCAGCTTTTGGAAGAATCGCAACATTACCAGCAATTTGAGGCTGTAGAAAACAAAAAGGTCTACAGTGTAAGCTTAACAAAAGGGGAAACCGGCGGAGTGCTTTATTTTGAATTAGGCCCGCAGCGTCCAGATTTAGTACTTAAGGATCTTGTTTCTATTTTTCATCCCAACTTAATTCCTGAATATGAAAACAGGTTTTTTAAGGCATTGGAAGAATAAATCATTAAAGGTTCAATTTTACTTGATTTCGAGGTAAGTCCCAGGGCATTTAAATCTCGATTATCGAGTGAAATTCCATTATCGTTCTTCTTTAATTTTATCTCCTCATTTTATTTCAGATATTTACACAGAAATAAATCACCGGCCTTGTTGCAGTCCCAAAAATATGTACTTCCACTTCTACTCCTTTTTTTTGGGGTAATTTTTCTAGGTTTTTTAAATATTAGCTTGGGTTCGGTAAACATTCCTTTTAAAGATGTTTTTGCCTCAATTTTTAATTTAGAAGTTTCTAAAGAAACCTGGCGTTATATTATTGTGGAATATCGTTTGCCAAAAGCAATCACTGCAATAATAACCGGCTCCGGACTTGCCATTAGCGGACTCTTAATGCAAACCCTATTTCGTAATCCCCTCGCTGGGCCGTATGTTTTAGGTTTAAGTAGTGGTGCGAGTTTGGGTGTGGCGATTGTAATTATGGGGGCTTCTGTTTTTGGAGGTACATTTGCCGGAATTTTACTATCAAAATGGAGCCTGGTTATCGCTTCCAGCCTGGGGAGTTTACTGGTTCTTATCGCTGTTATGCTTGCGTCCCTTCGCCTCCGGGATACGATGGCAATACTCATTATTGGGTTAATGTTTGCCAGTTTAACCGCAGCTGTAGTAAGCGTACTTTCCTATTTTAGTCCGGCGGCACAGCTTCAACAATATGTGTTCTGGTCTTTTGGAAGTTTGGGCGATCTTTCCTGGAACGAAGTTGGTATTCTGGCTATGTTTTGGTTTGTAGGAATAATTTTAGCAATTTCCTGTATAAAAAACCTCAACACCTTGTTGCTTGGCGAACAATATGCTAAAAGCTTGGGTGTAAGTATTCAAAGAAACCGACTTATAATCATTATAGCTACCAGCTTATTAGCAGGAAGTATAACCGCCTTCGCCGGGCCAATTGCTTTTGTTGGCCTGGCTGTTCCGCATTTAATAAGACAGGTAATCCCCGTAAATAATCACAGTATTTTGGTGCCCGCCGTAATTTTAGGCGGCGCTGCTTTAATGCTTATCTGTGATATCGCTGCACAAATGCCGGGCCAGGAATATACTTTACCCATAAATGCCATAACTTCGTTAATTGGCGCACCGGTGGTAATTTGGCTATTAGTGCGTAAACGTAAATTTTTATTCTGAAGTTGGATCAAACTGAAAAACATAGCATTCTTAAAACCATTAATCTTGATATTGGTTACCGTAATAAAACAGAAAAAATTCTTATTACTGAAGCGATTAATATTGAAGTAAATGAAGGGGAACTGGTTGCTGTTATTGGCGTTAACGGAGTAGGAAAATCTACGTTTTTAAGAACCCTAAGCGGAGTTCAGGCTGCGCTGAATGGAAAAGTGTTGGTTAAGAATGAACAAATTCAGCAGATAGATTCTTTAGAACTGGCTTCATTAGTGAGTCTTGTGCTAACCGAACAACCTATTTCCAAAAATTTAAGTGTTTTTGAACTGGTAGCACTGGGAAGACAACCATACACCAACTGGATTGGTAGATTAAGTAAAAATGATTTACGGCAAATTAAAAAATCTTTGCAAAATGTTGGAATTGAAGATTTGCAAAACAAAAAGTGCTACGAATTAAGCGACGGCCAGCTTCAAAAAGTATTGATTGCTCGCGCAATTGCGCAGAATACGCCCCTGGTTATTTTAGATGAACCCACCACACACCTGGATTTGTATCACAAGGCTTATGTTCTAAAATTGCTTAAAAAACTCACTAGAAAAACCAATAAAGCCATAATTTTTGCGTCCCATGAGATCAACCTGGCAATTCAGCTTTGTGATAAGATTATTTTGATGCAAAATAATAAAGTTACCACCGGTTCTCCTAAAGAATTATTGGAATCAGGGGCTTTTTCTACTGTGTTTCCTGAAGGATTAATCGTTTTTGATAAAGCTTCAGCTTCATTTAAAATTAATCCTTAATTATCTTTCAAAAAGTATTTTAAACCAAAAGTGAAATTATTGGAATAAAAGTTTTTCAGCGTATAGAATTCAGCCTGGGTTTTAAGATGAAGGTATTTAGTAATTGGCCATATAAAATTCCCTCGATACCGTTGAAATTCATCTGAAAAAGTATCTAGAAAATACCCTGCATCAAGATTAAGCTTCCAAAAGTTCTTTTCATTTTCATAGTGATAAGCAACTCCTAAACCACCGTAAAATCTTTCATCTAAAGTCCAGTATGGAAATCCGTTGGGCCTGTTGGAATTACCCAGAAGGCCAGAAAATTCGGTATAAGGCATAAATTTAGCTCTTTTATTCAGCTTAATATCCATCGCCAAACTGGTAAGCGCCTGAACATCCATCACATCTTCGTCGTTATAATGATTCCCTTCTACATAAAAAACAGCCTGGAATTTCTCTTTAAACTGAAGTTCTTCATAGACGTTTAGTTGCGTTTGGTATATATCAAGAATATATGCGGGGCCGGTTATGGCAGGTTTTCTAAAAAATTGAAAGGAACTGTACAAACTGTCTTTAGCAATAGACGCCGACGCTTCTAAATGAAAATACGCCTTCCCTGCTTCGTTAAACTCCAGGCGGCTTCCAAAACCAAAATTGAATTTTTCTATTCTTTCCCTGGTTTTAAATCTATAAACCAGGCCGTATAACTGCGTATCTTCATTATTTTCCAAATCGGTTTGAAATGGAATAGCATACGCATTATAGCGACTTAGCCCAAATTGATGTTGATTGTACTTCTTATCTCGAGTGCCATAGACTGCTTCTAAACCAATAGAAGTAGGATCTAACCTATCGCTAATAATATTACTTCCAATTTGTACAAAATCACCTGTAGTTATTCTTAAGTTTTGCTCTATTTTAGAAGCGACTTCAGGATAAAAAAGTGAAGGGTATTCTTTTAACAGCAGCCTTTTTTGTTCAGTATTAAGGTAAACAACGCTGTTATTCAATTGTCTTCTTAAACGGTCTCTATTGTTTGAATCTGGCAATTCTGAAGCGAGCTCCCAGGCTTTAATCATTTCGCTACGGCCCAAATAATATTCAGCCATAAAAACCTGAATTGCTTCTTTTTCTTTTAGGTTATCTTTTTTAGAATAATTAGCATATAAACGCTCTACTTCACTAAAATTTTCCAGTAAATAGAACCACTGCATTCGTTCTACCAAAGGAAAATCTGGCACACAAGAAGACCATTCCAGGGCTTTTCTATAACTTCCCTGCCCGCCAAAGGTATAGGCGATTGTTGCGGCCAAATGCTTTAAATCTTTACGACAAACTTCGATTTCCAAAAGTTTTTGTGCCGCTTTTTTATCATTATTGGCAATAAGATATTCTATATAAAGCGGGAAATTTTTGTCTTTTAAAAATTCATATTCCCCGGTTTGTACCCGCCAATCATCTACATTATTTTCAGTAATTTCTTCAGCGCATTTAGACCATAGAATAGCTTTTTCAAAATCTTTAGCCTCGGCGAAAATCCAGGAAATAGTAGAAGCAGCAAACCTGTAATCTTCACGGCAGGGTTCTATATCTTTTACCAAATTTAAAGCTGTTTCAGGATGTTTTTCATTCAGCAATAAAAAATAGCTGAAGCGTTCTTCCTCCAACTTAGTATTTTCTATTAGATTCAATAATTCTTCTTTACTTAACTGAATTTCGGTATTGCTGCCAAAATAGCCTATAAAATTCTTCCTAAGCTTTAGGTTTTCGGGATGCAAATCTATTTGTCTTAGCATCCAGCGCTTTCTGGTTTCCAAATCTGGATAATCACTCTGCGAGGTGAATTCTAAAGAAAGATTTACGTAAACCGAAGATTTATTTTCACTGTATTTACTTTCCAGTATAGGCCATATTTGATTTTGGCGATTTTTCCAACCTAAATACTGAAATAATTTTAACCAATCTTCACGTTCAAATTTGTTGCTTTGAGCAATTTGAGATTTTAATTCATTTATTTCTTTATCAATATCTCCTAGATCTTCTTTTGGTTTCACCAATAGATAAGACTCATAGTTTTGCGTGATTTCGCTGAAATCTTCAGAATCCTTACTTTCAAATTTCGGTAGACTTAATTTTTTCTCCCGGGTTTGAATATTGAAAAGATAACCGTCTAAAAAAGGAGTTTTTGTGAATTTTAACTGATTACTTTTCAGGTAACCTTCAGTCTCTCCGGTATTTATTTCTGAAACATACGCAAACCAGAAATTTTGGTTATTGACTGAATTTTCAATATTCGCAGCAGCTTC is a window of Salegentibacter salegens DNA encoding:
- a CDS encoding FecCD family ABC transporter permease; the protein is MLQSQKYVLPLLLLFFGVIFLGFLNISLGSVNIPFKDVFASIFNLEVSKETWRYIIVEYRLPKAITAIITGSGLAISGLLMQTLFRNPLAGPYVLGLSSGASLGVAIVIMGASVFGGTFAGILLSKWSLVIASSLGSLLVLIAVMLASLRLRDTMAILIIGLMFASLTAAVVSVLSYFSPAAQLQQYVFWSFGSLGDLSWNEVGILAMFWFVGIILAISCIKNLNTLLLGEQYAKSLGVSIQRNRLIIIIATSLLAGSITAFAGPIAFVGLAVPHLIRQVIPVNNHSILVPAVILGGAALMLICDIAAQMPGQEYTLPINAITSLIGAPVVIWLLVRKRKFLF
- a CDS encoding ABC transporter substrate-binding protein is translated as MKIKTVKALNLLLLFLVFSACKNEQKDQNTVSAQSQELVELRHATNFNISDFGDYYILKVETPWPDAEKAFKYLLTRENAEIPSNLEYDQKVQIPIEKMVVTSTTHIPALETLNEEKSLIGFPGLDYISSVKTRKLINSGEIKELGKNENINTEVLIDLDPEVVIGFAIDGNNKTFETIQKIGIPVMYNGDWTEKTPLGKAEWIKFFGVFYDKLEEAEKIFNEIETDYNEAKELAKSAEKSPKVLSGAMYKDQWYLPYGNSWHAQFIKDANANYVYAQTQGNGSMALSFESVLAKAQDAEFWISAGQYTSYTQLLEESQHYQQFEAVENKKVYSVSLTKGETGGVLYFELGPQRPDLVLKDLVSIFHPNLIPEYENRFFKALEE
- a CDS encoding ABC transporter ATP-binding protein, producing the protein MDQTEKHSILKTINLDIGYRNKTEKILITEAINIEVNEGELVAVIGVNGVGKSTFLRTLSGVQAALNGKVLVKNEQIQQIDSLELASLVSLVLTEQPISKNLSVFELVALGRQPYTNWIGRLSKNDLRQIKKSLQNVGIEDLQNKKCYELSDGQLQKVLIARAIAQNTPLVILDEPTTHLDLYHKAYVLKLLKKLTRKTNKAIIFASHEINLAIQLCDKIILMQNNKVTTGSPKELLESGAFSTVFPEGLIVFDKASASFKINP
- a CDS encoding DUF2194 domain-containing protein; this encodes MEKLLPIKILRPVFLLFSFFLIGCEKDIENERLEGESPRVQYDSLSTNPWVAYLVEPGNDLSFRNSNHIRKALNYAKIPYNEINRFDFNKKPEVNTSVKVIVVYDLEPLNESAMNFLIEFVAKGGHIFIPSVGTNKNFGFLAGVRGDANFEIDTIAQGFKFQSSFLPALKGKNYRNENKHFGLRAGNFREDIEILVTSISEENYPLIIKNKIGNGSVITFNTDQYSQKQERGLFFAAILEGLEGVPYPVANASSIMLDDFPAPLYNVKMEPIASEINISQARFYTEVWWKDMLKLAREEGLEYSAYVCFDYSNSTSPPFNFPEWEQSILTGSNGANAADRLMVDFKSSKHEVALHGYNHVSLNTEEWPNKSYMGLSLQAVKKRWAARDYGTLPVSYVPPSNIIDSTGFLALEENMPEIIYNASIYLGNFEEGGDREFDREPYNDHFFNFPRITSGFAPTSTREFNQQSLYLYTGVWTHFIHPDDIYQIPGEETRASAGNYTLRNINSYGWRVSEDGSPGLFPRFRNYIQNVKKTFPLIRFLKVSEAAKITQNWREVPYKFSETDSKIEAAANIENSVNNQNFWFAYVSEINTGETEGYLKSNQLKFTKTPFLDGYLFNIQTREKKLSLPKFESKDSEDFSEITQNYESYLLVKPKEDLGDIDKEINELKSQIAQSNKFEREDWLKLFQYLGWKNRQNQIWPILESKYSENKSSVYVNLSLEFTSQSDYPDLETRKRWMLRQIDLHPENLKLRKNFIGYFGSNTEIQLSKEELLNLIENTKLEEERFSYFLLLNEKHPETALNLVKDIEPCREDYRFAASTISWIFAEAKDFEKAILWSKCAEEITENNVDDWRVQTGEYEFLKDKNFPLYIEYLIANNDKKAAQKLLEIEVCRKDLKHLAATIAYTFGGQGSYRKALEWSSCVPDFPLVERMQWFYLLENFSEVERLYANYSKKDNLKEKEAIQVFMAEYYLGRSEMIKAWELASELPDSNNRDRLRRQLNNSVVYLNTEQKRLLLKEYPSLFYPEVASKIEQNLRITTGDFVQIGSNIISDRLDPTSIGLEAVYGTRDKKYNQHQFGLSRYNAYAIPFQTDLENNEDTQLYGLVYRFKTRERIEKFNFGFGSRLEFNEAGKAYFHLEASASIAKDSLYSSFQFFRKPAITGPAYILDIYQTQLNVYEELQFKEKFQAVFYVEGNHYNDEDVMDVQALTSLAMDIKLNKRAKFMPYTEFSGLLGNSNRPNGFPYWTLDERFYGGLGVAYHYENEKNFWKLNLDAGYFLDTFSDEFQRYRGNFIWPITKYLHLKTQAEFYTLKNFYSNNFTFGLKYFLKDN
- a CDS encoding TonB-dependent receptor plug domain-containing protein; protein product: MKKTHFYTLFLGLLISLPVFGQNDTVNVLDEVFLTDTKLKDFSTGQQVTVLNDSVLKKNGALLTSALNFNTNIYFKENGLGMVSSPSFRGTTASQTAVLWNGININSQFNGQTDFNTLNAAGFDNISVRGGGGSVVYGTGAIGGTVHLNTNLDFTGKTKQDIFFQYGSFNTLDARYKIKTSGKKWSLSVAAARNSSDNDYDWPIEGRKNQNGEFYNNNLNLGFAYRLNKKNTIKFYSEIFDGERHFSVIRPSETKTKYQNFDTRNLLEWIGEFGDFISVARLALLDENYRYYANITSDNYSSGEAQTFIGKYDLNYSVSKNLELNAVLTNTYTDGRGSGITANTRNIFSSAFLMKHRPFQKFQYELGIRKEITDNYESPLLFSAGTHYKFTDFYSLKMNISRNFRIPTYNDLYWAGAGNLDLGAETSNQIELGNHFKHKNFKFSLTGYYIKIDDMIRWLPSENGVWRPKNEEKVETYGIEVLTGWEKEIFKDHQISASGTYAYTVSENMNTGYQLIYVPFHKATGALTYAFKDFSVDYQLLYNGEVFTRSDNNSRYNMDAYLVSNLGFSFDFGRKNTYKIGARVLNIFSEEYQSIEDRWMPGRNFNIYLNLNF